Proteins found in one Aquibium microcysteis genomic segment:
- a CDS encoding helix-turn-helix domain-containing protein — protein sequence MSGKDQVRGRQIAAARALLGMGQGELAAAANVSIPTLRRMEASEGLATGMANNIAAVRRALEAAGVVFIAENGGGAGVRMAKPDGSAA from the coding sequence GTGAGCGGAAAAGATCAGGTACGGGGACGGCAGATTGCAGCAGCGCGCGCACTCTTGGGTATGGGTCAGGGCGAGCTAGCGGCAGCGGCGAACGTATCAATTCCAACGCTTCGAAGGATGGAGGCGAGCGAGGGGCTGGCGACAGGAATGGCAAACAACATTGCCGCCGTTCGGCGGGCGTTGGAAGCGGCTGGCGTTGTCTTCATCGCCGAGAACGGCGGGGGCGCAGGTGTCCGCATGGCGAAACCTGATGGCAGCGCCGCGTGA
- a CDS encoding IS3 family transposase (programmed frameshift): MQRRKFSREFKLEAVRLVRDRGVAVAQAARDLDLHENVLRKWVRELSTDPQHAFPGHGQMKPEQQEIDRLRKEVAKLKAERDIPKKGRSLLREGSDMRFAFIAKHRNVWPVAWLCEALDVSRSGFHAWLKRSPSARARDDEVLISRIDRSFKNSDRTYGARRVWRDVLAEGLSCGLHRVERLMRENGLRARPRRRGLPKDTGERATVSGNLLDRAFEASAPNQKWVADFTYIWTAEGWLYVAAVVDLFSRRVVGWAMKAEMTAQLVTDALIMAIWRRGKPDSLLHHSDQGSQYTSEQFQRLMADHGITCSMSRSGNVWDNAAMESFFSSLKTERTARKVYRTRDDARADVFDYIERFYNPRRRHSTLGYLSPVEFEEQAMLA, from the exons ATGCAACGAAGGAAGTTCAGCCGCGAGTTCAAGCTCGAGGCGGTTAGGCTGGTGAGGGATCGGGGCGTTGCTGTTGCCCAGGCTGCCCGCGATCTGGATCTCCATGAGAATGTGTTGCGCAAATGGGTGCGCGAGCTGTCGACCGATCCGCAGCATGCCTTTCCCGGCCATGGGCAGATGAAGCCGGAGCAGCAGGAGATTGACCGGCTGCGCAAGGAAGTGGCGAAGCTGAAGGCGGAGCGCGACATCC CTAAAAAAGGCCGCAGCCTACTTCGCGAGGGAAGTGACATGAGGTTCGCTTTCATCGCGAAGCACCGGAACGTCTGGCCGGTGGCATGGCTGTGCGAGGCGCTGGATGTCTCCCGCTCGGGCTTCCATGCCTGGCTCAAACGCAGCCCCAGCGCTCGCGCTCGGGACGATGAGGTTCTCATCTCCCGGATCGACCGCAGCTTCAAGAACAGCGACCGCACCTATGGCGCCCGGCGGGTCTGGCGCGACGTTCTGGCCGAGGGTCTTTCCTGTGGCCTTCATCGTGTCGAGCGGCTCATGCGGGAGAACGGGTTGCGTGCCCGGCCGCGGCGCCGTGGGTTGCCAAAGGACACCGGCGAGCGAGCAACAGTGTCCGGCAACCTCCTCGACCGCGCCTTCGAAGCGTCGGCGCCGAACCAGAAGTGGGTAGCCGACTTCACCTACATCTGGACCGCCGAAGGATGGCTCTACGTTGCCGCCGTCGTCGACCTCTTCTCTCGGCGCGTCGTCGGCTGGGCGATGAAGGCGGAGATGACGGCGCAGCTCGTCACAGACGCCCTCATCATGGCGATCTGGCGCCGAGGCAAGCCGGACAGCCTGCTGCACCACTCCGACCAGGGATCGCAATACACCAGCGAGCAGTTCCAGCGCCTGATGGCCGACCACGGCATCACGTGTTCGATGAGCCGGTCGGGTAACGTCTGGGACAATGCTGCGATGGAAAGCTTCTTCTCGTCGCTGAAAACCGAGCGCACGGCACGCAAGGTCTACAGGACGAGAGATGACGCCAGGGCCGACGTGTTCGACTACATCGAGCGCTTCTACAACCCTCGGCGACGGCACTCGACACTGGGATACCTGAGCCCCGTCGAGTTCGAGGAACAAGCTATGTTAGCTTAA
- a CDS encoding M20 aminoacylase family protein, translating to MPILNRAAEMQQEVAAWRRHLHTTPELGFDLHETSAFVAAKLREFGVDEVVTGIAKTGIVGIISGRLGEGATIGLRADMDALPITEASGVAHMSANAGKMHACGHDGHTAMLLGAAKYLAETRNFAGRVAVIFQPAEEGGGGGAVMVREGMMERFGISRVFGMHNEPGLPVGQFATRPGPIMAATAEFTITIKGKGGHAAFPHQNVDPIVIAAQIVGALQTIVSRSADPLEALVVSVTKFHAGEAYNIIPETAEIAGTVRTLRKDVAALAEKRMKAIVQGIAEAGGATAHVVYDANYPVTFNHPHETDFAVKIAAEVAGAQNVEPNMPAVMGGEDFSYMLEARPGSFVFIGNGDTANLHHPGYDFNDEAIPHGISYWVRLTETALAA from the coding sequence ATGCCGATCCTCAATCGTGCCGCCGAAATGCAGCAGGAAGTCGCCGCCTGGCGTCGCCACCTCCATACCACACCTGAACTCGGCTTCGACCTTCACGAGACATCGGCCTTCGTCGCCGCGAAGCTCAGGGAGTTCGGCGTCGATGAAGTCGTCACCGGGATCGCAAAGACCGGGATCGTCGGAATCATCAGCGGGCGGCTTGGCGAAGGTGCGACGATCGGCCTGCGAGCGGACATGGATGCGCTCCCGATCACGGAAGCGAGCGGCGTCGCGCACATGTCGGCGAACGCCGGCAAGATGCATGCCTGCGGCCATGATGGACACACCGCCATGCTGCTCGGTGCGGCAAAGTATCTCGCGGAGACGCGCAACTTCGCCGGCCGCGTCGCGGTCATCTTCCAGCCGGCGGAGGAAGGCGGCGGCGGCGGGGCGGTCATGGTCCGGGAGGGCATGATGGAACGTTTCGGAATCAGCCGCGTCTTCGGCATGCACAACGAGCCTGGCCTGCCGGTCGGGCAATTCGCAACCCGTCCTGGCCCGATCATGGCCGCGACCGCGGAGTTCACGATAACGATCAAGGGAAAGGGCGGACATGCCGCATTCCCCCACCAGAACGTCGATCCGATCGTCATTGCCGCCCAGATCGTCGGCGCGCTTCAGACGATCGTCTCGCGCAGCGCAGATCCGCTGGAGGCACTCGTCGTCTCGGTGACCAAGTTTCACGCAGGCGAAGCCTACAACATCATCCCGGAGACGGCCGAGATCGCAGGCACCGTCCGGACGCTGCGCAAGGACGTCGCCGCGCTCGCCGAAAAGCGGATGAAGGCGATCGTGCAGGGCATTGCCGAGGCCGGGGGCGCGACGGCCCATGTCGTCTACGACGCCAATTATCCGGTGACCTTCAACCATCCCCATGAAACCGATTTCGCCGTGAAGATCGCCGCCGAGGTGGCCGGCGCACAGAACGTCGAGCCGAACATGCCGGCCGTGATGGGCGGCGAGGACTTCTCCTACATGCTGGAGGCGCGGCCGGGCTCTTTCGTCTTCATCGGCAACGGAGATACCGCCAACCTGCACCACCCCGGCTACGACTTCAACGACGAGGCGATCCCGCACGGGATCTCCTACTGGGTGCGCCTGACCGAGACGGCGCTCGCCGCCTGA
- a CDS encoding D-alanyl-D-alanine carboxypeptidase family protein, translating into MNLNRVLPTLTACVLSALSLTATPAAAGPSLVIDLDGGRVLSQEDAFQRWYPASLTKLLTAYVAFRAVAAGEVTLTSPVRITKNAAKEPPSKMGYPVGSVMTLDSALKIIMVKSANDVATAIGESIAGSEKDFAARMNAESKRLGMTGSHWVNAHGLHDERQYTTAHDLAVLAAAIRRDFPQHASYFNLEGIVDGKSKMTNHNDLIGRFEGADGMKTGYTCPAGFNLVASATRGGRTLLAVVIGERSSEERAVKAADLLAAGFGRSAAGAVTLASMTPSGEGLDRTTNMRDRICTKAAYKARLDAGEIDSRGRVIVSSPHLAEKPAREPVLVAVGLGGATGPRSPHAADEIEYADVPIPTPRPDYRPVSATAVR; encoded by the coding sequence GTGAATTTGAACCGTGTCCTCCCGACGCTGACCGCCTGCGTCCTGTCTGCGCTCAGCCTGACGGCAACCCCCGCGGCCGCCGGCCCTTCGCTTGTCATCGACCTCGACGGCGGACGCGTGCTGTCGCAGGAGGATGCCTTCCAGCGCTGGTATCCGGCCTCGCTGACCAAGCTGCTGACCGCCTATGTGGCGTTCCGCGCAGTCGCGGCGGGCGAGGTGACGCTGACCTCGCCGGTTCGCATCACGAAGAACGCCGCCAAGGAACCGCCGAGCAAGATGGGCTATCCGGTCGGCTCGGTGATGACGCTGGACAGCGCGCTGAAGATCATCATGGTGAAGTCGGCCAACGACGTCGCCACCGCGATCGGCGAGAGCATCGCCGGCTCCGAGAAGGATTTCGCCGCGCGCATGAACGCCGAATCGAAGCGCCTCGGCATGACCGGCTCGCACTGGGTGAACGCGCATGGCCTGCATGACGAGCGCCAGTACACCACGGCGCACGATCTCGCGGTGCTGGCGGCAGCCATCCGCCGCGATTTCCCGCAGCACGCGAGCTACTTCAATCTGGAGGGCATCGTCGACGGCAAATCGAAGATGACCAACCACAACGATCTGATCGGTCGCTTCGAGGGCGCCGACGGCATGAAGACCGGCTACACCTGCCCGGCGGGCTTCAACCTCGTCGCCTCGGCGACCCGCGGCGGGCGCACGCTGCTGGCCGTCGTCATCGGCGAGCGCTCGTCGGAGGAACGTGCGGTCAAGGCCGCCGACCTTCTTGCCGCAGGCTTCGGCAGGAGTGCCGCCGGCGCAGTGACGCTCGCGTCGATGACGCCTTCGGGCGAAGGCCTCGACAGGACCACCAACATGCGCGACCGCATCTGCACCAAGGCTGCCTACAAGGCGCGCCTCGATGCCGGCGAGATCGACAGCCGGGGCCGCGTCATCGTCAGTTCGCCGCATCTGGCCGAGAAGCCGGCGCGCGAGCCGGTTCTGGTGGCGGTCGGTCTCGGCGGCGCCACCGGCCCCCGGTCGCCGCATGCCGCCGACGAGATCGAATATGCCGACGTGCCCATCCCGACGCCCCGGCCCGACTACCGGCCGGTGTCGGCGACGGCGGTGCGGTAA
- a CDS encoding CobW family GTP-binding protein, whose amino-acid sequence MQPPVPVTVLTGFLGAGKTTLLNRLLKDPALADTAVIINEFGDVAIDHLLVEQSSDGIIQLSDGCLCCTVRGELVDTLADLADRMQTGRIPPLKRVVVETTGLADPAPVLQSLMAHPAIVAAYRLDGVVTLVDSVNGAATLDAHEEAVRQVAMADRLVLSKRDMASAAAVRDVEARLKALNPRAPLEDAATAAPAALLDCGLYDPSTKSIDVARWLRDEARHDHGHGQRHDHAHGHDHEHHDGHDHDGHHEHHHHHHDDGRIRTVSLVLDRPLPLSTVENFLDLLRSTHGERMLRMKGIVETLEDRERPLVIHGVQKVLHPPVRLAKWPDGPRGVRIVMITFDMPADYVERLFSAFAGQPRIDMPDRAALEDNPLAIAGGWRG is encoded by the coding sequence ATGCAGCCGCCCGTTCCCGTCACGGTCCTCACCGGTTTCCTCGGCGCGGGCAAGACGACGCTCCTCAACCGGCTCCTGAAGGACCCCGCGCTGGCGGACACCGCCGTCATCATCAACGAGTTCGGCGACGTCGCGATCGACCATCTGCTCGTCGAGCAGTCCTCCGACGGCATCATCCAGCTCTCCGACGGCTGCCTGTGCTGCACGGTGCGCGGCGAACTGGTCGACACGCTCGCCGATCTCGCCGACCGCATGCAGACCGGCCGCATTCCGCCGCTGAAGCGCGTCGTGGTGGAGACCACCGGGCTGGCCGACCCGGCGCCGGTGCTGCAGTCGCTGATGGCGCATCCGGCGATCGTGGCGGCCTATCGGCTCGACGGCGTGGTGACGCTGGTCGATTCCGTCAACGGCGCCGCCACGCTCGACGCCCACGAGGAGGCGGTCCGACAGGTTGCGATGGCCGACCGGCTGGTGCTGTCCAAGCGCGACATGGCGTCCGCAGCCGCGGTGCGCGACGTCGAGGCGCGTCTGAAGGCGCTGAACCCCCGTGCGCCGCTCGAAGACGCCGCGACCGCCGCGCCGGCGGCGCTGCTCGACTGCGGCCTCTACGATCCGTCGACCAAGAGCATCGACGTCGCCCGCTGGCTGCGCGACGAGGCGCGGCACGATCATGGGCACGGCCAGCGCCACGATCACGCGCACGGCCACGATCATGAGCACCATGACGGCCACGACCACGACGGCCATCACGAACACCACCATCATCATCACGACGACGGCCGCATCCGTACCGTCTCGCTGGTGCTCGACCGGCCGCTGCCGCTCTCGACGGTGGAGAACTTCCTCGACCTGCTGCGCTCCACCCATGGCGAGCGGATGCTGCGCATGAAGGGCATCGTCGAGACGCTGGAAGACCGCGAGCGACCGCTCGTGATCCATGGGGTGCAGAAGGTGCTGCACCCGCCTGTGCGGCTGGCGAAGTGGCCCGACGGCCCGCGCGGCGTGCGCATCGTCATGATCACCTTCGACATGCCCGCCGACTACGTCGAACGCCTGTTTTCGGCCTTCGCGGGCCAGCCCCGAATCGACATGCCGGACAGGGCGGCGCTGGAAGACAACCCGCTGGCGATCGCCGGCGGATGGCGGGGGTGA
- a CDS encoding sulfurtransferase TusA family protein: MDDAEALRADVYDLRGLNCPLPVLKTRRRLAALPAGSRLWIETTDPLAVIDIPAFCNDAGHRLLASESVPGGHRFLIARGG; encoded by the coding sequence CTGGACGATGCTGAAGCCCTGCGCGCCGACGTCTACGACCTGCGCGGCCTGAACTGCCCGCTGCCGGTTCTGAAGACCCGCCGCAGGCTCGCCGCGCTGCCGGCCGGCAGTCGCCTCTGGATCGAGACCACCGATCCACTGGCCGTCATCGACATTCCCGCCTTCTGCAACGACGCCGGGCACCGGCTTTTGGCCAGCGAAAGCGTGCCGGGCGGGCATCGGTTCCTGATAGCACGGGGCGGGTGA
- a CDS encoding L,D-transpeptidase family protein, translated as MLSKFTRIGLLAATVALAGCTESALESAVGAKASKQLPERIVTQMKAKGMPKSSPVMARVFKEEGKLEIWKQKSNGRYDLIASYDICKWSGQLGPKFIEGDRQAPEGFYTVGPGQLNPRSSYHLAFNMGYPNAYDRAHGRTGSNLMVHGGCSSSGCYSMTDAQVEEIYAFARDAFAGGQREFQIQAFPFRMTPENMARYRNDPNYAFWSMLKEGYDHFEITKVPPKVDVCEKRYVFNQVPEGSATFSPTGKCPPMSQPETLISAYQSQKTSFDAAIATYSDKTLPAPRDSIAGIAEAKLVADWTKRRSRGERVPLEPPAMLGDGAIVASTERMGRIDSPAGRRQAALDAAAAEKKRLEEEKAAAAAQARAEKEAARIAAAQAKEQAEQAAAAPVAAATAPAVAVEESNAGGGLFGAVRKRAGAIGNLFGG; from the coding sequence ATGCTTTCGAAATTCACCCGGATCGGTCTTCTCGCGGCGACGGTCGCGCTGGCGGGCTGCACGGAATCGGCGCTCGAATCGGCCGTGGGCGCCAAGGCCAGCAAGCAGCTTCCCGAGCGCATCGTCACGCAGATGAAGGCCAAGGGCATGCCGAAGTCCTCGCCGGTCATGGCGCGGGTCTTCAAGGAGGAGGGTAAGCTCGAGATCTGGAAGCAGAAGTCGAATGGCCGCTACGACCTCATCGCCTCCTACGACATCTGCAAGTGGTCCGGCCAGCTCGGCCCCAAATTCATCGAGGGCGACCGTCAGGCGCCGGAAGGCTTCTACACCGTCGGACCGGGCCAGTTGAACCCGCGCTCCAGCTATCACCTCGCCTTCAACATGGGCTATCCCAACGCCTACGACCGGGCGCACGGCCGCACCGGCTCGAACCTGATGGTGCATGGCGGCTGCTCGTCGTCTGGCTGCTATTCCATGACCGACGCACAGGTGGAGGAGATCTATGCCTTCGCGCGCGACGCCTTCGCCGGCGGGCAGCGCGAATTCCAGATCCAAGCCTTCCCCTTCCGCATGACGCCCGAGAACATGGCGCGCTACCGCAACGACCCGAACTACGCCTTCTGGTCGATGCTGAAGGAAGGCTACGATCACTTCGAGATCACCAAGGTGCCGCCGAAGGTGGACGTCTGCGAGAAGCGTTACGTCTTCAACCAGGTGCCGGAGGGCAGCGCCACCTTCTCCCCGACCGGCAAGTGCCCGCCGATGTCGCAGCCCGAGACCCTGATCTCGGCCTACCAGTCACAGAAGACGAGCTTCGACGCCGCCATCGCGACCTATTCCGACAAGACGCTGCCGGCGCCGCGCGATTCCATCGCCGGCATCGCCGAGGCGAAGCTCGTCGCCGACTGGACCAAGCGCCGCTCCCGCGGCGAGCGCGTGCCCCTGGAGCCGCCGGCGATGCTCGGCGACGGCGCCATCGTCGCCTCCACCGAGCGCATGGGCCGGATCGATTCGCCAGCTGGAAGACGCCAGGCGGCGCTCGATGCCGCCGCGGCCGAGAAGAAGCGGCTGGAGGAGGAGAAGGCAGCAGCGGCGGCTCAGGCGCGCGCAGAGAAGGAAGCCGCCAGGATCGCAGCCGCCCAGGCGAAAGAGCAGGCCGAACAGGCCGCAGCCGCGCCGGTGGCCGCCGCGACGGCTCCGGCCGTCGCCGTCGAGGAGAGCAATGCCGGCGGCGGGTTGTTCGGTGCGGTCCGCAAGCGCGCCGGCGCCATCGGCAACCTGTTCGGCGGTTGA
- a CDS encoding acetyl-CoA carboxylase carboxyltransferase subunit alpha, translating to MYNYLEFEKPVADLEGKILELKTLSEGGEAVDVAEEIARLEKRSGEALREIYRQLQPWQKAQVARHPDRPHCLDYVGRLFTDFTPLAGDRLYGEDNAIIGGFARFRGEPVAILGQEKGADTKTRLKHNFGMARPEGYRKAVRIMELADRFGVRLVTLVDTAGAYPGIGAEERGQAEAIARSTSVSLGLKVPVVSVIIGEGGSGGAIAIATANKVYMLEHAIYSVISPEGAASILWRDPTRARDAATSMKITAKDLLEMKVIDGIIPEPPGGAHRGAEAAIDAAGDQIAAAFADLAAQNVDCREHRREKFLAIGRGL from the coding sequence ATGTACAACTATCTCGAATTCGAAAAGCCCGTCGCTGACCTGGAAGGCAAGATCCTGGAGCTGAAGACGCTCTCGGAAGGCGGCGAGGCAGTCGACGTCGCCGAGGAGATCGCGCGGCTCGAGAAGCGATCCGGCGAGGCGTTGCGCGAGATATACAGGCAACTCCAGCCCTGGCAGAAGGCGCAGGTCGCGCGCCATCCCGATCGGCCGCACTGCCTCGACTATGTCGGGCGCCTGTTCACCGACTTCACCCCTCTGGCCGGTGACCGCCTCTACGGAGAGGACAACGCCATCATCGGCGGCTTCGCCCGATTCCGCGGTGAGCCGGTGGCCATTCTCGGCCAGGAAAAGGGCGCCGACACCAAGACCCGCCTGAAGCACAATTTCGGGATGGCGCGGCCCGAAGGCTATCGCAAGGCCGTGCGCATCATGGAACTCGCGGACCGCTTCGGCGTGCGCCTGGTGACACTGGTCGACACGGCAGGCGCCTATCCCGGCATCGGCGCGGAAGAGCGCGGCCAGGCCGAGGCCATCGCGCGCTCGACCTCCGTGTCGCTGGGCCTCAAGGTGCCCGTCGTCTCCGTCATCATCGGCGAGGGCGGCTCCGGCGGAGCCATCGCGATCGCCACCGCGAACAAGGTCTACATGCTGGAGCACGCGATCTATTCGGTGATCTCGCCGGAGGGTGCGGCCTCGATCCTGTGGCGCGATCCCACCCGCGCCCGCGACGCCGCGACGTCGATGAAGATCACGGCGAAGGACCTGCTGGAGATGAAGGTCATCGACGGCATCATCCCGGAGCCGCCGGGCGGGGCGCATCGCGGTGCGGAAGCAGCCATCGACGCCGCGGGCGACCAGATCGCCGCCGCGTTCGCGGACCTCGCCGCCCAGAACGTGGATTGCCGCGAGCACCGGCGCGAGAAGTTCCTGGCGATCGGCCGCGGCCTCTGA
- a CDS encoding site-specific tyrosine recombinase XerD, producing the protein MNTASAIEAFLEMMSAERGASRNTLEAYRRDLEDAHRSLAGKAGLADADSADLAWLMERIAAEGFAATTQARKLSALRQFFRFLYAEGLRGDDPTGTAESPKKPRSLPGVLSEAETGRLLDRAAVEASAPPPGLSREAAVRLHALVEVLYATGLRVSELVGLPVSVALRDERFFVVRGKGNKERMVPLSGKAREAMGAWLAVRSTDAACADSPFLFPARSDTGFLPRQVFARDLKALAVRAGLPASAVSPHVLRHAFASHLLQNGADLRAVQMLLGHSDISTTQIYTHVLEERLMKLVNEHHPLAD; encoded by the coding sequence ATGAACACCGCGTCCGCGATCGAGGCCTTCCTGGAGATGATGAGCGCGGAGCGCGGCGCGAGCCGCAACACGCTCGAGGCCTATCGCCGCGACCTCGAGGACGCGCATCGTTCCCTCGCGGGCAAGGCCGGGCTCGCCGACGCGGACTCAGCCGACCTCGCATGGCTGATGGAACGCATCGCAGCCGAAGGTTTCGCAGCGACCACGCAGGCGCGCAAGCTCTCGGCGCTGCGGCAGTTCTTCCGATTCCTCTACGCCGAGGGTCTGCGCGGCGACGACCCGACCGGAACGGCCGAGAGCCCGAAGAAGCCGCGGAGCCTGCCCGGCGTGCTGTCGGAGGCCGAGACCGGCCGGCTGCTCGACCGCGCTGCGGTCGAGGCCTCCGCCCCCCCGCCCGGCCTCTCGCGGGAAGCGGCCGTGCGCCTCCACGCGCTGGTGGAGGTGCTTTATGCCACCGGGTTGCGCGTCTCGGAACTCGTCGGCCTGCCGGTCTCGGTGGCGCTGCGCGACGAGCGCTTCTTCGTGGTGCGCGGCAAGGGGAACAAGGAGCGCATGGTGCCGCTCTCGGGCAAGGCGCGCGAGGCGATGGGCGCCTGGCTGGCGGTGCGGTCGACCGACGCGGCATGCGCGGACAGCCCCTTCCTCTTCCCGGCGCGTTCGGATACCGGGTTTCTGCCCCGCCAGGTGTTCGCGCGCGACCTGAAAGCGCTCGCCGTGCGGGCCGGCCTTCCCGCCTCGGCGGTCTCGCCGCATGTGCTCCGGCACGCCTTCGCGAGCCACCTGCTTCAGAACGGCGCGGACCTGCGTGCGGTGCAGATGCTGCTCGGACATTCGGACATCTCGACGACGCAGATCTATACCCACGTGCTGGAGGAGCGGCTGATGAAGCTGGTCAACGAACATCATCCGCTTGCCGACTAG
- a CDS encoding histidine kinase produces the protein MPTLFRLLTTIAILAGIVYGAMFALVAFVEPRTGEMTVRIPAEKLNPRN, from the coding sequence ATGCCCACGCTTTTCCGTCTCCTGACGACGATCGCCATCCTCGCCGGCATCGTCTACGGCGCGATGTTCGCGCTCGTCGCCTTCGTGGAGCCGCGAACGGGTGAGATGACGGTGCGCATTCCCGCCGAGAAGCTCAACCCCCGCAACTGA
- a CDS encoding shikimate kinase: protein MNALTQVDERTLRDKLAGRAIVFVGLMGAGKTAIGRRVAQMLDLPFVDSDQEIETVSRMTIPDLFERYGEPEFRALERRVITRLLEEGERVISTGGGAFMSEETRRAVAAHGVSIWLKADIDILMQRVVKNRNRPLLKNDDPRGVMQRLMRERYPVYALADVTVVTRDETKEIIASEAVQALDRWLDAQESGKNLGDGRASN from the coding sequence ATGAACGCCTTGACCCAGGTCGACGAACGGACGCTGCGCGACAAGCTCGCAGGGCGCGCCATCGTCTTCGTCGGGTTGATGGGTGCCGGGAAAACCGCGATTGGCCGCCGGGTCGCACAGATGCTCGACCTGCCCTTCGTGGACAGCGACCAGGAGATCGAGACCGTCTCGCGCATGACGATTCCCGACCTCTTCGAACGCTACGGCGAGCCCGAGTTCCGCGCCCTCGAACGCCGGGTGATCACCCGACTGCTGGAGGAGGGAGAGCGGGTCATCTCCACCGGCGGCGGCGCCTTCATGAGCGAGGAGACCCGCCGTGCCGTCGCCGCGCATGGCGTGTCGATCTGGCTGAAGGCCGACATCGACATCCTGATGCAGCGGGTCGTCAAGAACAGGAACCGCCCGCTGCTCAAGAACGACGATCCCCGTGGTGTCATGCAGCGCCTCATGCGCGAGCGGTATCCGGTCTATGCGCTGGCCGACGTCACGGTTGTGACGCGCGACGAGACCAAGGAGATCATTGCGTCGGAAGCGGTTCAGGCCCTGGATCGCTGGCTCGACGCGCAGGAATCGGGAAAGAACCTCGGGGATGGACGTGCCAGCAACTGA
- the aroB gene encoding 3-dehydroquinate synthase, translated as MPATDEPVRVDVGLGDRAYDILIGGGLLARAGAEIAARMPGVRAAVVTDDNVAAIHLPAFEASLAAAGIATTPVVLPAGERTKSFEHLERVVDAVLGARLERRDVVVALGGGVVGDLTGFAAGIVRRGMRFVQVPTSLLAQVDSSVGGKTGINTGHGKNLVGLFHQPGLVLADTDVLDTLPLREFRAGYAEVAKYGLIDRPDFFAWLEANWRDVFAGGAARTHAIAESCRSKAAIVARDEFETGDRALLNLGHTFGHALESAVAYDGARLVHGEGVAIGMVLAHRFSARLNQCSPDDAARVEAHLKAVGLPTRMGDIPGTLPDAARLLAYIAQDKKVSRGALTFILTHGVGRSFIAKDVPASEVLSFIEENHPG; from the coding sequence GTGCCAGCAACTGACGAACCGGTGCGGGTGGATGTCGGCCTCGGCGACCGCGCCTACGACATCCTGATCGGCGGTGGACTGCTCGCCCGCGCCGGTGCGGAAATCGCAGCCAGGATGCCGGGCGTGCGCGCGGCGGTCGTGACGGACGATAACGTGGCAGCCATCCACCTGCCGGCCTTCGAGGCAAGTCTCGCGGCGGCAGGCATCGCGACGACGCCGGTCGTGCTGCCAGCGGGGGAACGCACCAAGAGCTTCGAGCACCTGGAGCGGGTCGTCGATGCCGTGCTCGGCGCCCGGCTGGAGCGTCGGGACGTGGTCGTGGCGCTCGGCGGCGGGGTGGTCGGAGACCTGACCGGTTTCGCCGCCGGCATCGTGCGGCGCGGTATGCGCTTCGTGCAGGTGCCGACCTCTCTTCTGGCGCAGGTCGATTCCTCGGTCGGTGGCAAGACCGGGATCAACACCGGCCACGGCAAGAACCTGGTCGGCCTGTTCCACCAGCCCGGCCTCGTGCTCGCCGACACCGACGTCCTCGACACGCTGCCGCTGCGCGAGTTCCGTGCAGGCTATGCCGAGGTGGCGAAGTACGGCCTGATCGACCGGCCCGACTTCTTCGCCTGGCTCGAGGCGAACTGGCGGGACGTGTTCGCGGGCGGCGCGGCGCGGACGCACGCCATCGCGGAGTCGTGCCGCTCGAAGGCCGCGATCGTGGCTCGCGACGAATTCGAGACCGGCGACCGCGCCCTGCTCAACCTCGGCCACACCTTCGGCCACGCTTTGGAATCGGCCGTAGCTTATGACGGCGCCCGGCTGGTCCACGGCGAGGGCGTGGCGATCGGCATGGTGCTGGCGCATCGCTTCTCGGCCCGGCTCAACCAGTGCAGTCCGGACGACGCGGCGCGTGTCGAGGCGCATCTGAAGGCGGTCGGCCTTCCGACCCGGATGGGCGACATTCCGGGCACGCTCCCTGACGCCGCGCGTCTTCTGGCCTATATCGCACAGGACAAGAAGGTCTCGCGCGGCGCGCTCACCTTCATCCTGACGCATGGCGTCGGCAGGTCCTTCATCGCGAAGGACGTACCGGCGTCGGAAGTCCTGTCCTTCATCGAGGAGAACCATCCCGGATGA